One Natator depressus isolate rNatDep1 chromosome 6, rNatDep2.hap1, whole genome shotgun sequence DNA window includes the following coding sequences:
- the LOC141989429 gene encoding endogenous retrovirus group K member 5 Gag polyprotein-like, translating to MDFTNRLQEAILRQVDSPAAAQEILLKMAVENANEDCRRALQAAQASGILELSDMLRACQNIGTQAHKAGVLAAALRKSGKKEKRCYRCGPLWVPARCVRPALKQHGVAPGAVEPHTGVSADLGGKRGASRVDNGGTETEET from the exons atggattttaccaacagattgcaggaggctatcctccgacaggtggatagccctgcagcagctcaggagatcctgttaaaaatggcggttgaaaatgcgaacgaggattgccgccgtgctctccaagcagcacaagcctctggaattctagagctgtcggacatgctgcgggcgtgccaaaacatcggcacacaagcacataaagctggggttctggccgccgccctgcggaaaagcgggaagaaggagaagcgttgttaccgctgtg gaccattgtgggttccggcccggtgtgtgcgaccggcactgaaacagcatggcgtggcaccaggggctgttgaaccccataccggagtttcagctgaccttggaggaaaacgcggtgcctcccgggtcgacaacggcgggacggagacggaagagacgtag